A single genomic interval of Candidatus Zixiibacteriota bacterium harbors:
- a CDS encoding pyridoxal phosphate-dependent aminotransferase encodes MEFDFAIRAERMHFSDSIIRLESEGAFVVLAKARQMERQGRKVIHLQIGEPDFDTPRNITEAAYRAILNGQTHYAPSGGVPEAREVVADYMSRTRNVKWTAENAIIMPGCKPLIYCAMVALINPGDEIIVPNPGYPTYRSVTRFLGATPVPIKLREENDFRFLVSDLEGLITPRTRMIILNSPENPTGGQLTWEDLEAIYAIARKHDLWILSDEIYSRIVYDTEFKSVATIPGALERTIAIDGLSKTYAMTGWRLGFACMPRQLADYLFTLAINAFSSTATFTQHAMIEALTGPQDEIDKMVAEFRRRRDVIVAGLNKIEGISCLKPEGAFYVFPNISGTGLNSRQFADLLLEQAGVACLAGSAFGKYGEGYARFSYANSVENIQTALEKIGEVLSVVKK; translated from the coding sequence TTGGAGTTTGATTTCGCGATAAGGGCTGAACGCATGCACTTTTCCGACAGCATAATTCGACTCGAATCCGAAGGCGCATTTGTCGTCCTGGCCAAAGCCAGACAAATGGAACGGCAGGGGCGGAAGGTCATCCACCTGCAGATTGGCGAACCGGATTTCGATACTCCCCGCAACATCACCGAGGCCGCCTACCGGGCCATCCTCAACGGCCAGACCCATTATGCACCATCTGGCGGCGTGCCGGAAGCCAGGGAGGTAGTGGCCGACTATATGTCACGGACGCGCAACGTCAAATGGACCGCCGAAAACGCGATCATCATGCCCGGCTGCAAGCCGCTGATCTACTGCGCCATGGTGGCGCTGATCAATCCCGGTGATGAGATTATTGTCCCCAATCCGGGGTACCCCACCTACCGTTCAGTCACCCGGTTTCTGGGGGCGACCCCAGTGCCGATCAAGCTGCGCGAGGAAAATGATTTCCGCTTTCTGGTGAGTGACCTTGAGGGCCTGATCACCCCGCGGACCCGGATGATCATTCTGAACTCGCCGGAGAACCCGACCGGCGGACAGCTTACCTGGGAAGACCTCGAAGCAATCTACGCTATTGCCCGGAAACATGACCTCTGGATTCTGTCAGACGAAATCTACTCGCGCATCGTCTATGACACCGAATTCAAGTCTGTCGCCACGATCCCCGGGGCGCTGGAGCGCACGATAGCCATCGACGGGCTCTCCAAGACGTACGCCATGACCGGCTGGCGGCTTGGTTTCGCCTGTATGCCGAGGCAGCTCGCCGACTATCTCTTTACGCTGGCGATCAACGCTTTTTCGTCGACCGCTACTTTCACCCAACACGCCATGATCGAAGCGCTCACCGGTCCACAGGATGAGATCGACAAGATGGTAGCCGAGTTTCGCCGCCGCCGCGATGTCATAGTCGCCGGACTGAACAAGATCGAGGGTATTTCCTGCCTAAAGCCGGAAGGGGCCTTCTACGTTTTCCCCAATATCAGCGGCACCGGGCTCAACTCGCGGCAGTTCGCTGACCTTCTGTTGGAGCAAGCCGGAGTAGCCTGTCTCGCGGGGTCGGCGTTTGGGAAGTACGGTGAAGGGTACGCCCGTTTCTCCTACGCCAATTCAGTCGAGAATATTCAGACAGCGCTTGAAAAGATCGGCGAGGTGCTGTCGGTTGTAAAAAAGTAG